A region of Magnetospirillum sp. WYHS-4 DNA encodes the following proteins:
- the serA gene encoding phosphoglycerate dehydrogenase, which translates to MPKVLISDKMSPQAADIFRSRGIEVDVKPGMTPDELKACIGQYDGLAIRSETKVKADIIAAAPRLKVVGRAGIGVDNVDIPAATAKGIVVMNTPFGNSITTAEHTIAMMMATARDIHAANASTHAGKWEKSRFMGVELMDKTLGVIGCGNIGAAVAERAQGLKMRVLGYDPFLSPERAEALGIEKVELEDLFKRADFITLHTPLTDSTRNIINAESMAKMKKGVRIINCARGGLVVEADLKAAIESGHVAGAALDVFEVEPAKQNNLFGMDKVVCTPHLGASTTEAQEKVALQVAEQMADYLLTGAVTNAVNMPSVSAKDAPLLKPYMKLCEQMGSFAGQLAEDPITGLTVEYEGHVAELNTNPLTSLVLTGLLAPQLESVNMVSAPAFAKERNIKVTASKRESCEAYQSLITLKVETAKGTTTVAGTLFGAAGRPRLVEMDGIAMDAELGSNVLFIHNLDKPGFIGALGTILGDAGINIATFHLGRNQAGGNAIALVSVDQAPTGGVVEKIRSLPHVVRVKALRF; encoded by the coding sequence ATGCCGAAGGTTCTGATTTCCGACAAGATGAGCCCCCAGGCCGCCGATATCTTCCGGTCGCGCGGCATCGAAGTGGACGTGAAGCCGGGCATGACCCCGGATGAGTTGAAGGCCTGCATCGGCCAATACGACGGCCTGGCCATCCGCTCCGAGACCAAGGTGAAAGCGGACATCATCGCCGCCGCTCCCCGCTTGAAAGTGGTCGGCCGTGCCGGCATAGGTGTCGACAACGTCGATATTCCGGCCGCCACCGCCAAGGGCATCGTGGTGATGAACACGCCGTTCGGCAATTCCATCACCACCGCCGAACATACCATCGCCATGATGATGGCGACGGCCCGCGACATCCACGCGGCCAACGCCTCGACTCATGCCGGTAAGTGGGAGAAATCCCGCTTCATGGGCGTGGAACTGATGGACAAGACCCTGGGCGTCATCGGCTGCGGCAACATCGGCGCCGCGGTGGCCGAGCGGGCCCAGGGCCTGAAGATGCGCGTGCTGGGCTACGACCCGTTCCTGTCGCCGGAGCGGGCCGAGGCGCTGGGCATCGAGAAGGTGGAACTGGAAGACCTGTTCAAGCGGGCCGACTTCATCACCTTGCACACGCCGCTGACCGATTCCACCCGCAACATCATCAACGCCGAATCCATGGCGAAGATGAAGAAGGGCGTGCGCATCATCAACTGCGCCCGCGGCGGCCTGGTGGTCGAAGCCGATCTCAAGGCGGCCATCGAGTCCGGCCATGTGGCGGGCGCGGCGCTGGACGTGTTCGAGGTCGAGCCGGCCAAGCAGAACAACCTGTTCGGCATGGACAAGGTGGTCTGCACCCCGCACCTGGGCGCCTCCACCACGGAAGCGCAGGAAAAGGTGGCCTTGCAGGTCGCCGAGCAGATGGCCGACTACCTTCTGACCGGCGCGGTGACCAACGCGGTCAACATGCCGTCCGTCAGTGCCAAGGATGCCCCGCTGCTCAAGCCCTACATGAAGCTCTGCGAGCAGATGGGCTCGTTTGCCGGCCAATTGGCGGAAGACCCGATCACCGGCCTGACCGTCGAATACGAAGGCCACGTGGCGGAATTGAACACCAACCCTCTGACCTCCCTGGTGCTGACCGGCCTGCTGGCGCCGCAGCTCGAATCGGTCAACATGGTGAGCGCGCCGGCCTTCGCCAAGGAGCGCAACATCAAGGTGACCGCCTCCAAGCGCGAGAGCTGCGAGGCCTACCAGTCGCTCATCACCTTGAAGGTGGAGACCGCCAAGGGGACCACCACGGTCGCCGGGACCCTGTTCGGGGCGGCCGGGCGTCCGCGCCTGGTCGAAATGGATGGCATCGCCATGGACGCCGAACTGGGCAGCAACGTGCTGTTCATCCACAACCTGGACAAGCCGGGCTTCATCGGGGCCCTGGGTACCATCCTGGGCGACGCCGGCATCAACATCGCCACCTTCCACCTGGGCCGCAACCAGGCCGGCGGCAATGCCATCGCCCTGGTCTCCGTGGACCAAGCCCCGACCGGGGGCGTGGTGGAAAAGATCCGCTCCCTGCCGCACGTGGTACGGGTCAAGGCGCTGCGGTTCTAG